Genomic DNA from Paenibacillus borealis:
CTGGCGTTTTGATGTCGGTCAGCTCCGGGTCTTTATCCTCACTGCCGCCGACGATGATCGTATCCAGACGCTCATCTACAAAATCGATAGCCTCTTGGATGTTGGCCGCACCAGCAACTGCACCTGAATATGTCACATGCGCAGCTGGATGAGCTGTGGTTGAAGCCTTGTGAATCGTTATATCGCTCTGTGCCCCTGTAATCCGCCCTTCGTGATCAGTCAAATCCGTCTGAATGTCGGCATAGTTATCGTTGTGCCGCTGGAGATTAATTAAATCCAGCGTCTTGGTAATCATTCTCCGCGCAAATGTCATTTTTGTAGCAGCTCCTTTCTAATAGAGATATTGATAGCGGTAGATCACTTCAACAGTGATATTGGGGCTGGTGGCCGTCACAGTGAATGTTGTCTCCCCTGGTTCAAGAACAAAAAACACACCATTGCTGCGGGACCAAGCATTCACCCCATTAAGCCGCACCGAGCATTTATCCAGGTCGCAATCGATCTCAAATACATCGTTAGTTCCAGCGCTGCCGGTGATGGTCAAGGTCTGGATGCCATCACTCATCGAAAGGTTTGTAAACGCCCCTGTGATACGGATCAATGGGTAAGCCAAGGTAGAACCTTCATTGTTAACGGTAAAGGTCTGACCGCTTGCTGTAATCGAGAACGAAGAATCGGAGATATAAAAATAGCCCTCCCCAAAGGAAAGGCCCTCTCCATATTCCCGGAGCTCGGTATCCTGTATCGACTCGATCCACGAATCATCCATCTTCATGGGCACATCAATCTTCCGATTTCCCGTCGAAGTATCGAATGCCATAGAACCGCGATATTCAGCGATGAACCTCTTTTGCGGAATATCATCAAAGATGACGATTGCTGGGCCATTCTTCACATCAAATACACGGGCCAGATTCGCCACAGTGCCGTAATAATCGTCACCCATGATAAATAGACCCAGGCCGAGAGGCCGGGCCGCATAGGTACTGCCGAAGCTCTTTACGCCGTCCCTGCCGGCAAGCTTGATGGTGTTCTCCTCGGTATCCGGCAGGGGCGGTAGGTCACGGGAGACCAGCAGGATGTTCAAGGTTGAGAGCCAGACACCGTTTACTGATACGTCGTTCATCCGGACTTCACTCCCATCGTTTGCATCCTCCGAGCCGTCTTCTCTCGTTCAGAATAAAGGATTTCCGTGTCTGCCCGGTCTTCCAAGGTTACGCCGTTTACGGACATGTCGATGTGGTTCTCGACTTTGGTTTCGGACTTCGTCACACCCGCTGCAGCTCCGATAATGCTGGGGTTATCCAGGATGCGGAACAAGCCATTGAGCTGCGCAGTGTTAAAGATTGCTTCCTGCCCGTGTGCGATAATCGGTACGGGGGCGCCGGCAGCTCCCGGGATAATACCACCAACATCGAAACTCTGCAGCTTATCGCCAGTGTCCTTGGTAATGCCGTACAGATCGCGAAGCGCTTGATTCCGAGAGGCTAACCTCACCATTTCAGTACGGTTACCTGCTGCTGCAGCTGCGGCATAGGCATCCTTGTTGGCATTGTACTCAGCAAGGTCAGCATCCTTCTGAGCTGCTTGTTTGGCAGCAGAGATTGCTGACATCTTCGATTGGTACTGAATGATGAAGGCGTCTAGATCAGTCAGAATCTGCGTATTGGCCGTACCAGCGGAAGATACCCGGAAAGCAGCGATGCCCGCTTCAATCACCTTGATGTCATCGGAATAAGTATCAAAGGCTTCTTTTAGATCATCATAATGGGCTTCGGTTTTATCCTTCTCATCCTCGAATGCCTGCAGCTGAACGTCCTTCTCATCCTGCAGCGCGTCCTTCTGGTTGTTCAGGTCCCGCTTGCGCAGGTCGCGTTCGTGGTCCTCAATGAGTTTGTCGCGCTCTTCAATGGTCTTCTGCCGTTCCTTAAGGCCATCCTTACCAACGGCAGAAGCAAGCAGATCGATGCGAGCGTTCTTCTTTGCGAGCTCCTCTTCATAATCCAGATCACTGTTCGCTTCAGCTTCCTTCGCAAGGAGATCATCAATAGCCTTGATCTTGGCGTCCTGCGCAGTAACATAAGCATCTTTACGGGATTCAATCGCAGCCAGTTCAGCCTTCTGGGCCTCATCAATTCGGTCCTTCTCGGCATCGACCAGTTCTTTGGTCAGATCCAGCGTCTTGTCGGTCAGGTCCTTCCGGGACTGGTAGAGTTCCTCATCCGCCTTCTCGTAATATGTTGTGTCGATGGCATATTGATTTCGCAGGTCCGTCCAGGCTTTCACCTTATATGCGGCGATCTCCGCTTCGGTGGCTCCGGACTCTTCTAACCGGCGGGCTTCCTTCTCAATCAGCTTGGACCGCTTCTCGTACAGTTCGCTGATCTGCGTCTCCGTCTCGGTGGCAACTTCCTTGCGGGATTGCCGGACCTGATCATCCGCTGCCTTGTACTGCTCAGAATCTTTACTGTAGCGATCCCGCAGGCGTGTCCAGGAGTCCAGTTTCATCTGAGCAATCTGCAGTTCTGTCTTCCCGCTGTCCTCCATCCGTTTGGATTCAGCATCAATCCAGGTGGCAGAAAAGTCATACCGGGACTTGACCGAATCCTCACTCAAACGTTTGAGTTGCAGGGTCAGTGTGCGGGCATCATCCACAGATTCAGCCAGAAACTTAGCATGCTTTTTCCGGAGTGCCTCGTACTTCTCCATCTGCTTTTCAGCAGTGAGGTCATAATAGTCAGCCTGGAACTGAATGGTCTTCAGGTCAGCCTCATATGCAGCCTGGCGAGCTTCGGCAGCAAGCTCAGCAGCTGTTTTTCCGGTGGCTGGTTTATCCTTCTTCGGCTTTTC
This window encodes:
- a CDS encoding phage tail domain-containing protein translates to MNDVSVNGVWLSTLNILLVSRDLPPLPDTEENTIKLAGRDGVKSFGSTYAARPLGLGLFIMGDDYYGTVANLARVFDVKNGPAIVIFDDIPQKRFIAEYRGSMAFDTSTGNRKIDVPMKMDDSWIESIQDTELREYGEGLSFGEGYFYISDSSFSITASGQTFTVNNEGSTLAYPLIRITGAFTNLSMSDGIQTLTITGSAGTNDVFEIDCDLDKCSVRLNGVNAWSRSNGVFFVLEPGETTFTVTATSPNITVEVIYRYQYLY